A genomic window from Pecten maximus chromosome 2, xPecMax1.1, whole genome shotgun sequence includes:
- the LOC117321849 gene encoding medium-chain specific acyl-CoA dehydrogenase, mitochondrial-like produces the protein MASLCGQVVRHFRGLTWKGFAPLRTFSAAAGNTAETPGIGFALTDEQKEYQDTARKFAREEIVPVAPHHDKTGEYPWDVIKKAWNLGLMNSHIPEKYGGLGLGILDTCIITEELAYGCTGVQTAIEANSLGQMPVILAGNEAQQKKYLGRMMEEPLMCAYCVTEPGAGSDVAGLKTKAVKKGDEYVINGNKMWITNGGVANWYFVLARTGDSSTSAGKAFTGFIVDANTPGITAGRKEWNMGQRASDTRGITFEDVVVPAENVLTGEGFGFKVAMGAFDKTRPPVAAGAVGLAQRALDEATKYSMERKTFGKHICEHQAVAFLLADMVIGVETARLATYRSAWEIDQGRRNTYYASIAKALAGDVANKAAADAVQIFGGNGFNSDYPAEKLMRDAKIYQIYEGTAQIQRVIISREHLTTAKQSM, from the exons ATGGCGTCACTTTGTGGACAG GTTGTCCGTCACTTCCGGGGTTTGACCTGGAAAGGATTTGCTCCACTACGAACATTCTCAGCAGCAGCAGGAAATACAGCAGAGACACCTGGAATAGGCTTTG CATTGACTGACGAACAGAAAGAGTATCAAGACACTGCCAGAAAGTTTGCACGAGAGGAAATTGTCCCTGTTGCTCCACATCATGACAAAACTGGAGAG TACCCCTGGGATGTGATTAAAAAGGCATGGAATCTTGGGCTCATGAACTCACATATACCAGAAAAGTATG GTGGCCTTGGTCTGGGAATTCTGGACACTTGTATCATAACAGAGGAGCTGGCCTATGGATGTACTGGAGTACAAACAGCCATTGAGGCAAACTCACTAGGG CAAATGCCTGTGATCCTTGCTGGTAATGAGGCACAGCAGAAGAAATACCTTGGTCGAATGATGGAAGAACCTCTCATGTGT GCCTACTGTGTGACAGAGCCGGGAGCAGGATCAGATGTGGCTGGCTTAAAGACAAAGGCAGTGAAGAAAGGAGATGAATATGTCATAAATGGCAACAAGATGTGGATCACCAATGGTGGTGTAGCTAACTGGTATTTTGTTTTGGCCCGTACAGGGGATTCTAGCACATCTGCTGGAAAGGCCTTCACAGGGTTTATCGTGGATGCCAACACACCTGGCATTACCGCCGGCAGGAAG GAATGGAACATGGGACAGAGAGCTTCTGATACCAGAGGAATCACATTTGAGGATGTTGTGGTGCCAGCCGAG aaCGTATTGACAGGTGAAGGATTTGGCTTCAAAGTTGCTATGGGAGCCTTCGACAAAACAAGACCTCCA GTGGCAGCAGGAGCTGTGGGACTGGCCCAGAGAGCACTGGATGAAGCAACAAAGTACTCAATGGAGAGGAAAACCTTTGGAAAGCATATTTGTGAG CACCAAGCTGTGGCGTTCCTCCTAGCTGACATGGTGATTGGTGTGGAGACTGCTAGACTTGCCACATACAGGTCAGCATGGGAGATTGACCAGGGCAGACGCAACACATACTACGCCTCCATAGCAAAGGCCCTGGCTGGAGATGTGGCCAATAAAGCTGCTGCTGACGCAGTACAG ATATTTGGTGGAAATGGTTTCAATTCAGACTACCCTGCTGAGAAATTAATGAGAGATGCAAAAATCTATCAG ATTTATGAGGGAACTGCTCAGATCCAGAGAGTAATTATTTCCAGGGAACATCTGACAACAGCCAAGCAGTCCATGTAA